Proteins from a single region of Megachile rotundata isolate GNS110a chromosome 7, iyMegRotu1, whole genome shotgun sequence:
- the LOC100880863 gene encoding bis(5'-adenosyl)-triphosphatase enpp4 isoform X2 encodes MYSTSMLTLMLIILLNVQDGLMVSQHPKLLVVSYDAFRYDYFNRNLTPFMNKLKHEGTYVDYMMNVFVTKTFPNHHTMATGFYAETHGVVDNEFYDPASGNTTNYDLYHYNNNILPIWTVNQKHGAQRRSGTMMWPGSSYEYQGITPTFSQNFNRTISWEDRIDALISWFVHPIRPINFGILYIEEPDYHGHFVGINGPEFDNILRKLDNITKYLHDRIEYHGLHDLNIVHLSDHGMAPVKLDRIIDLTKYINSSDYKFVGTSPGLHIFPNPGKEDIIYQSLKQAAEKTMTFKVYKREEIPKKYHYGNNTRVGPIFVIAEVGYAFQNLLDAIEFYKKKFNITVNGDSEFGLHGYDNGAVEMHPFFFAKGPAFMPKCKLEPFNNLDLFPLFCKILDLECPPVNGTLSHLTKCLKKHQQDVTIIAYRMIFVATSISMTMVAIIGALELFYIRKRRLGIQNYRSNHFPDLFIISCHTKSRHSNERKGSIKYRKSFFHYR; translated from the exons ATGTATTCTACAAGCATGTTGACATTAATGCTTATAATATTACTTAATGTCCAGGATGGATTAATGGTGTCACAACATCCAAAATTATTAGTGGTATCGTATGATGCATTTAG ATATGACTACtttaatagaaatttaacgcCTTTTATGAATAAACTGAAACATGAGGGCACATACGTAGATTATATGATGAATGTGTTCGTTACAAAAACATTTCCTAACCACCATACAATGGCCACAGGATTTTATGCAGAAACACATGGAGTTGTAGACAATGAATTTTATGACCCTGCTTCAGGAAACACGACAAATTATGATCTatatcattataataataacatactTCCTATTTGG ACTGTTAATCAGAAACATGGTGCTCAAAGAAGAAGTGGTACAATGATGTGGCCTGGTAGTAGTTATGAATATCAAGGAATTACACCAACATTTTCGCAG aattttaataGAACCATTTCTTGGGAAGATCGAATAGATGCTTTAATATCGTGGTTTGTTCACCCTATACGTCCAATCAATTTTGGAATACTATATATTGAAGAACCAGATTATCATGGTCATTTTGTTGGAATAAATGGACCTGAATTTGATAATATTCTTAGAAAATTGGACAATATAACAAAGTATTTGCATGATAGAATAGAATATCATGGTCTACATGACCTTAATATTGTTCATTTAAGTGATCATGGAATGGCACCTGTCAAATTAGACAGAATAATAGacttaacaaaatatattaatagtTCGGACTATAAATTTGTTGGTACTTCACCAGGTTTACATATTTTCCCTAATCCTG GCAAAGAAGACATAATTTATCAGTCGTTAAAACAAGCTGCAGAGAAAACAATGACTTTTAAAGTATATAAAAGAGAGGAAATTCCTAAGAAGTATCATTATGGAAATAATACACGTGTTGGTCCTATATTTGTCATTGCTGAAGTTGGATATGCATTTCAAAATCTTCTTGATGCTATAGAATTTTATaagaagaaatttaatattacag taaatGGTGATTCGGAATTTGGTCTTCATGGTTATGATAATGGGGCAGTAGAAATGCATCCTTTCTTTTTTGCGAAAGGTCCTGCATTTATGCCAAAATGTAAATTGGAGCCTTTTAACAACTTAGATTTATTCCCCTTATTTTGTAAGATACTTGATTTAGAGTGTCCTCCGGTAAATGGTACTTTATCACATCTAACTAAGTGTCTTAAGAAACATCAACAGGATGTTACAATTATTGCTTATCGAATGATAT TTGTAGCTACTTCTATTTCTATGACAATGGTTGCAATCATAGGAGCACTTGAACTGTTCTATATTAGAAAAAGACGATTAGGAATACAAAATTACAG ATCAAACCATTTTCcagatttatttataatttcatgtcATACGAAGAGTAGACATTCAAATGAGCGTAAAGGAAGCATTAAGTATAGGAAATCTTTTTTTCACTATAGGTGA
- the LOC100880863 gene encoding bis(5'-adenosyl)-triphosphatase enpp4 isoform X1: MYSTSMLTLMLIILLNVQDGLMVSQHPKLLVVSYDAFRYDYFNRNLTPFMNKLKHEGTYVDYMMNVFVTKTFPNHHTMATGFYAETHGVVDNEFYDPASGNTTNYDLYHYNNNILPIWTVNQKHGAQRRSGTMMWPGSSYEYQGITPTFSQNFNRTISWEDRIDALISWFVHPIRPINFGILYIEEPDYHGHFVGINGPEFDNILRKLDNITKYLHDRIEYHGLHDLNIVHLSDHGMAPVKLDRIIDLTKYINSSDYKFVGTSPGLHIFPNPGKEDIIYQSLKQAAEKTMTFKVYKREEIPKKYHYGNNTRVGPIFVIAEVGYAFQNLLDAIEFYKKKFNITVNGDSEFGLHGYDNGAVEMHPFFFAKGPAFMPKCKLEPFNNLDLFPLFCKILDLECPPVNGTLSHLTKCLKKHQQDVTIIAYRMIFVATSISMTMVAIIGALELFYIRKRRLGIQNYRRILEDLEAQYHLDESCNIENVSCKSNHFPDLFIISCHTKSRHSNERKGSIKYRKSFFHYR, encoded by the exons ATGTATTCTACAAGCATGTTGACATTAATGCTTATAATATTACTTAATGTCCAGGATGGATTAATGGTGTCACAACATCCAAAATTATTAGTGGTATCGTATGATGCATTTAG ATATGACTACtttaatagaaatttaacgcCTTTTATGAATAAACTGAAACATGAGGGCACATACGTAGATTATATGATGAATGTGTTCGTTACAAAAACATTTCCTAACCACCATACAATGGCCACAGGATTTTATGCAGAAACACATGGAGTTGTAGACAATGAATTTTATGACCCTGCTTCAGGAAACACGACAAATTATGATCTatatcattataataataacatactTCCTATTTGG ACTGTTAATCAGAAACATGGTGCTCAAAGAAGAAGTGGTACAATGATGTGGCCTGGTAGTAGTTATGAATATCAAGGAATTACACCAACATTTTCGCAG aattttaataGAACCATTTCTTGGGAAGATCGAATAGATGCTTTAATATCGTGGTTTGTTCACCCTATACGTCCAATCAATTTTGGAATACTATATATTGAAGAACCAGATTATCATGGTCATTTTGTTGGAATAAATGGACCTGAATTTGATAATATTCTTAGAAAATTGGACAATATAACAAAGTATTTGCATGATAGAATAGAATATCATGGTCTACATGACCTTAATATTGTTCATTTAAGTGATCATGGAATGGCACCTGTCAAATTAGACAGAATAATAGacttaacaaaatatattaatagtTCGGACTATAAATTTGTTGGTACTTCACCAGGTTTACATATTTTCCCTAATCCTG GCAAAGAAGACATAATTTATCAGTCGTTAAAACAAGCTGCAGAGAAAACAATGACTTTTAAAGTATATAAAAGAGAGGAAATTCCTAAGAAGTATCATTATGGAAATAATACACGTGTTGGTCCTATATTTGTCATTGCTGAAGTTGGATATGCATTTCAAAATCTTCTTGATGCTATAGAATTTTATaagaagaaatttaatattacag taaatGGTGATTCGGAATTTGGTCTTCATGGTTATGATAATGGGGCAGTAGAAATGCATCCTTTCTTTTTTGCGAAAGGTCCTGCATTTATGCCAAAATGTAAATTGGAGCCTTTTAACAACTTAGATTTATTCCCCTTATTTTGTAAGATACTTGATTTAGAGTGTCCTCCGGTAAATGGTACTTTATCACATCTAACTAAGTGTCTTAAGAAACATCAACAGGATGTTACAATTATTGCTTATCGAATGATAT TTGTAGCTACTTCTATTTCTATGACAATGGTTGCAATCATAGGAGCACTTGAACTGTTCTATATTAGAAAAAGACGATTAGGAATACAAAATTACAG AAGAATACTGGAAGATTTGGAAGCGCAATACCATTTGGACGAAagttgcaatattgaaaatgtttCTTGCAA ATCAAACCATTTTCcagatttatttataatttcatgtcATACGAAGAGTAGACATTCAAATGAGCGTAAAGGAAGCATTAAGTATAGGAAATCTTTTTTTCACTATAGGTGA
- the LOC100880863 gene encoding ectonucleotide pyrophosphatase/phosphodiesterase family member 5 isoform X3, translating into MYSTSMLTLMLIILLNVQDGLMVSQHPKLLVVSYDAFRYDYFNRNLTPFMNKLKHEGTYVDYMMNVFVTKTFPNHHTMATGFYAETHGVVDNEFYDPASGNTTNYDLYHYNNNILPIWTVNQKHGAQRRSGTMMWPGSSYEYQGITPTFSQNFNRTISWEDRIDALISWFVHPIRPINFGILYIEEPDYHGHFVGINGPEFDNILRKLDNITKYLHDRIEYHGLHDLNIVHLSDHGMAPVKLDRIIDLTKYINSSDYKFVGTSPGLHIFPNPGKEDIIYQSLKQAAEKTMTFKVYKREEIPKKYHYGNNTRVGPIFVIAEVGYAFQNLLDAIEFYKKKFNITVNGDSEFGLHGYDNGAVEMHPFFFAKGPAFMPKCKLEPFNNLDLFPLFCKILDLECPPVNGTLSHLTKCLKKHQQDVTIIAYRMIFVATSISMTMVAIIGALELFYIRKRRLGIQNYRRYYSVDG; encoded by the exons ATGTATTCTACAAGCATGTTGACATTAATGCTTATAATATTACTTAATGTCCAGGATGGATTAATGGTGTCACAACATCCAAAATTATTAGTGGTATCGTATGATGCATTTAG ATATGACTACtttaatagaaatttaacgcCTTTTATGAATAAACTGAAACATGAGGGCACATACGTAGATTATATGATGAATGTGTTCGTTACAAAAACATTTCCTAACCACCATACAATGGCCACAGGATTTTATGCAGAAACACATGGAGTTGTAGACAATGAATTTTATGACCCTGCTTCAGGAAACACGACAAATTATGATCTatatcattataataataacatactTCCTATTTGG ACTGTTAATCAGAAACATGGTGCTCAAAGAAGAAGTGGTACAATGATGTGGCCTGGTAGTAGTTATGAATATCAAGGAATTACACCAACATTTTCGCAG aattttaataGAACCATTTCTTGGGAAGATCGAATAGATGCTTTAATATCGTGGTTTGTTCACCCTATACGTCCAATCAATTTTGGAATACTATATATTGAAGAACCAGATTATCATGGTCATTTTGTTGGAATAAATGGACCTGAATTTGATAATATTCTTAGAAAATTGGACAATATAACAAAGTATTTGCATGATAGAATAGAATATCATGGTCTACATGACCTTAATATTGTTCATTTAAGTGATCATGGAATGGCACCTGTCAAATTAGACAGAATAATAGacttaacaaaatatattaatagtTCGGACTATAAATTTGTTGGTACTTCACCAGGTTTACATATTTTCCCTAATCCTG GCAAAGAAGACATAATTTATCAGTCGTTAAAACAAGCTGCAGAGAAAACAATGACTTTTAAAGTATATAAAAGAGAGGAAATTCCTAAGAAGTATCATTATGGAAATAATACACGTGTTGGTCCTATATTTGTCATTGCTGAAGTTGGATATGCATTTCAAAATCTTCTTGATGCTATAGAATTTTATaagaagaaatttaatattacag taaatGGTGATTCGGAATTTGGTCTTCATGGTTATGATAATGGGGCAGTAGAAATGCATCCTTTCTTTTTTGCGAAAGGTCCTGCATTTATGCCAAAATGTAAATTGGAGCCTTTTAACAACTTAGATTTATTCCCCTTATTTTGTAAGATACTTGATTTAGAGTGTCCTCCGGTAAATGGTACTTTATCACATCTAACTAAGTGTCTTAAGAAACATCAACAGGATGTTACAATTATTGCTTATCGAATGATAT TTGTAGCTACTTCTATTTCTATGACAATGGTTGCAATCATAGGAGCACTTGAACTGTTCTATATTAGAAAAAGACGATTAGGAATACAAAATTACAG gagATATTATTCAGTGGATggataa